One Halarcobacter ebronensis genomic window carries:
- a CDS encoding 6-phosphofructokinase, giving the protein MAIAIMTSGGDCAGMNPAIKQFVDYCYTNEVQPYLIYDGLEGLIDGAIKAATYEDVAGIMHEGGTKIRSSRSKRFFEYEYRKQAFENLQKHGIDKIVILGGDGSFRALNQFHKDFGVNFVGIPATIDNDIYGTEYCLGVDTALNIIRQATDAVRDTSASFRRACVIETMGRDCGYLALVSAITCGAEICIIPELEYDLDSIGKRLKGELANGRKYIVCLVAEGCNKDKCISTPNLVRWLEEDIGIETRATILGHVQRGGNPTVFDRLMASEFVSYSIDKLLSDHKEGSVIVYKKSEFEFVSIEHVNSQKYKIREDLLELAKRLVN; this is encoded by the coding sequence ATGGCAATAGCAATAATGACTTCTGGGGGAGACTGCGCAGGGATGAACCCTGCAATTAAACAATTTGTAGATTACTGCTACACTAATGAAGTTCAACCTTATCTGATTTATGATGGTTTAGAAGGGTTAATAGATGGTGCAATTAAGGCTGCAACATATGAAGATGTTGCAGGAATAATGCATGAAGGTGGAACAAAGATAAGATCATCTAGGTCTAAAAGATTTTTTGAATATGAATATAGAAAGCAAGCTTTTGAAAACTTACAAAAACACGGCATTGATAAAATAGTAATTTTAGGTGGAGATGGCTCTTTTAGAGCTTTAAATCAGTTTCATAAAGATTTTGGTGTAAATTTTGTGGGAATTCCTGCAACAATTGATAATGATATTTATGGAACAGAATATTGCTTAGGTGTTGATACTGCACTAAATATAATAAGACAAGCAACAGATGCAGTAAGAGATACTTCTGCTTCATTTAGAAGAGCTTGTGTTATTGAAACCATGGGTAGAGATTGTGGATACTTGGCATTGGTATCTGCTATTACTTGTGGAGCTGAGATTTGTATTATCCCTGAGTTAGAGTATGATTTAGACTCAATTGGAAAGAGACTTAAAGGGGAACTTGCAAATGGAAGAAAATATATAGTTTGTTTAGTTGCAGAAGGATGCAATAAAGACAAATGTATATCTACACCTAATCTTGTAAGATGGCTAGAAGAGGATATTGGAATAGAGACAAGAGCTACAATTTTAGGACATGTACAAAGGGGAGGAAATCCTACTGTATTTGATAGATTGATGGCTTCAGAATTTGTCTCTTATTCAATAGATAAACTTTTGTCAGATCATAAAGAGGGAAGTGTAATTGTTTATAAAAAGAGTGAGTTTGAATTTGTTTCAATTGAACATGTAAATTCACAAAAATATAAAATAAGAGAAGATTTATTAGAGCTTGCAAAAAGATTAGTTAACTAA
- the gap gene encoding type I glyceraldehyde-3-phosphate dehydrogenase → MALKVAINGTGRIGLIAAKIIAQRSDIELVAINTTTDLDMLIYLLKYDSVHMGVEAEIIDEQHISINGCDVRVFSDRDPKNIDFGGCGATVVIECTGAFLTTQKCEAYLHGGVQKVVMSAPAKDDTPTYVLNINTDEYKGEAIISNASCTTNCLAPICKVLDEKFGIENGLMTTIHSYTNDQNILDVKHNKDKRRARAAALNMIPTTTGAAKAIGKVMPHLLGKLNGYAMRVPTADVSIVDLTVNLKKEVTKEDINKAMVLASQAEFEGLIEIDNDMRVSSDFIGSAYSSTFVPDMTSVVDGKTVKVLAWYDNEWGYTSRLVDMTLFVGQY, encoded by the coding sequence ATGGCACTAAAAGTAGCAATCAATGGTACAGGAAGAATAGGTCTTATTGCAGCTAAAATTATAGCTCAAAGAAGTGATATAGAGTTAGTGGCAATAAATACTACAACTGATTTGGATATGTTAATATATCTATTAAAGTATGATAGTGTTCATATGGGAGTTGAAGCTGAGATTATTGACGAACAACATATTAGTATTAATGGTTGTGATGTAAGAGTTTTCTCAGACAGAGATCCAAAAAATATAGATTTTGGTGGATGCGGAGCAACTGTTGTTATTGAGTGTACAGGAGCATTTTTAACTACACAAAAGTGTGAAGCGTATTTACATGGTGGAGTTCAAAAAGTTGTAATGAGTGCACCAGCAAAAGATGACACACCAACATATGTTTTAAATATAAATACAGATGAGTATAAAGGTGAAGCTATTATCTCTAATGCCTCTTGTACAACAAACTGTTTAGCACCAATTTGTAAAGTATTAGATGAAAAATTTGGTATTGAAAATGGACTTATGACAACTATTCACTCATATACAAATGATCAAAATATTTTAGATGTAAAACATAATAAAGATAAAAGAAGAGCAAGAGCAGCAGCACTTAATATGATTCCAACTACAACAGGTGCAGCTAAAGCTATTGGAAAAGTTATGCCACATCTATTGGGAAAACTAAATGGTTATGCAATGAGAGTACCAACAGCTGATGTATCAATTGTTGATTTAACTGTAAATCTTAAAAAAGAGGTTACAAAAGAGGATATAAATAAAGCGATGGTATTAGCTAGTCAAGCTGAATTTGAGGGATTAATTGAGATTGACAATGATATGAGAGTTTCAAGTGATTTTATAGGAAGTGCATACTCTTCAACTTTTGTTCCTGATATGACTTCTGTTGTTGATGGTAAAACAGTAAAAGTATTAGCTTGGTATGATAATGAATGGGGGTATACAAGTAGATTAGTAGATATGACACTATTTGTTGGACAATATTAA
- a CDS encoding alpha-amylase/4-alpha-glucanotransferase domain-containing protein: MQTNLLFGIHCHQPVDNFDKVVYEIIEKSYKPFFEILKDYPQFRCSVHFSGWLFEFIKNNEKELFNLIKKLSPQIEFFTGGYYEPILASIPSHDRVAQINKLSNFIVENFNQKPRGLWLTERIWDDSIIDDLKKCEIDYVIVDDYHLIASGFNKYELNGYFLTENSNNQIALFPISKDLRYIIPFATVENSINKLKEFANYEGKNAAIIFDDGEKFGVWPKTYEKVYEKKWLKNFFEKCIEDETINVTTYSEFFDKNKAISLSYLPTVSYHEMGEWSTLPNISKDYLDLIHEHSDREYLIRGGIWKNFFIKYNESNWIHKRALELSKVENQNEQFKDFLYRTQCNDVLWHGVFGGIYLPNLRDNAYKYIIKCENLLDIKSGYTKSDINMDSYEEYKFYTPELITIIDPKMGGQIVEFDIRKKEFNLQNTLTRYHETYHNKIQRVEENSDEVLEKKESDEEIATIHNDNILATTEDIELFSDWYIKKSAIDHITDRGFTRAEFKSCTFQEYGDFANQPFEVVETTQNSIKLKRDGGIYRISKKDTTLTKTFTFENRKIHSNINIQTDEISVMRYLLEFNFHFQDYEILTVNGHNIGESLHFENSQLTILDQSLNKTITFHFDQCIEMYVYPVKSVSQSESGVDYTIQGIAFGFAKDFSTQLDLKYTIEVQ, encoded by the coding sequence ATGCAAACAAATCTTCTTTTTGGGATACACTGCCATCAACCCGTTGATAATTTCGATAAAGTTGTATACGAAATTATAGAGAAATCTTATAAACCTTTTTTTGAGATTTTAAAAGATTATCCCCAGTTTAGATGTTCAGTTCATTTTAGTGGTTGGCTTTTTGAATTTATAAAAAACAATGAAAAGGAGCTTTTTAATTTAATAAAAAAACTTAGCCCTCAAATTGAATTTTTTACAGGTGGTTATTATGAACCTATTTTGGCCTCAATTCCAAGTCATGATAGGGTTGCACAAATAAATAAACTCTCAAATTTTATAGTTGAAAACTTTAATCAAAAACCAAGAGGATTGTGGCTTACTGAGAGAATTTGGGATGACTCAATTATCGATGATCTAAAAAAATGTGAAATTGATTATGTGATTGTTGACGATTATCATTTAATAGCTTCAGGTTTTAATAAATATGAACTAAACGGATATTTTTTAACTGAAAATAGTAATAACCAAATTGCACTATTTCCTATAAGTAAAGACTTAAGATACATTATCCCTTTTGCAACTGTAGAGAATAGTATAAACAAATTAAAAGAGTTTGCAAATTATGAGGGTAAAAATGCTGCAATAATCTTTGATGATGGTGAAAAATTTGGTGTTTGGCCAAAAACTTATGAAAAAGTTTATGAAAAAAAATGGCTTAAAAACTTTTTTGAAAAATGTATTGAAGATGAGACAATAAATGTCACAACTTATTCTGAATTTTTTGATAAAAACAAAGCTATTTCATTGTCATATCTTCCAACTGTTTCATACCATGAAATGGGAGAGTGGTCAACTCTACCAAATATCTCTAAAGATTATTTGGATTTAATCCATGAACACTCTGATAGAGAGTATCTAATAAGAGGTGGTATTTGGAAAAACTTCTTTATCAAATATAATGAGAGCAACTGGATTCATAAAAGAGCATTAGAACTTTCAAAAGTTGAAAACCAAAATGAACAATTTAAAGATTTTCTTTATAGAACCCAATGCAACGATGTACTATGGCATGGTGTTTTTGGAGGAATTTATCTTCCAAATCTTAGAGATAATGCCTACAAATATATAATAAAATGTGAAAATCTACTTGATATTAAAAGTGGTTACACTAAAAGTGATATAAATATGGACTCTTATGAAGAGTATAAGTTTTATACTCCTGAATTAATCACAATTATTGACCCAAAAATGGGTGGACAGATTGTTGAGTTTGATATAAGAAAAAAAGAGTTCAATCTTCAAAATACCCTTACAAGATACCATGAAACTTATCATAATAAAATACAAAGAGTTGAAGAGAACAGTGATGAAGTTTTAGAAAAAAAAGAGAGTGATGAAGAGATTGCAACAATTCATAACGACAACATCCTTGCAACTACTGAAGATATTGAACTGTTTTCAGATTGGTATATCAAAAAATCTGCAATTGACCATATTACCGATAGAGGTTTTACAAGAGCAGAGTTTAAATCTTGTACTTTTCAAGAGTATGGAGATTTTGCAAATCAACCATTTGAGGTAGTTGAAACTACCCAAAATAGTATTAAACTTAAAAGAGATGGAGGCATTTATAGGATTTCAAAAAAAGATACAACTTTAACTAAAACTTTTACTTTTGAAAATCGAAAAATTCACTCTAATATTAATATCCAAACAGATGAAATCTCTGTAATGAGATATCTATTGGAGTTTAATTTTCATTTCCAAGATTATGAGATTTTGACTGTTAATGGACACAATATAGGAGAGAGTTTGCACTTTGAAAATTCACAACTTACAATTTTAGACCAGTCTTTAAACAAAACAATAACATTTCATTTTGATCAATGTATTGAGATGTATGTTTATCCGGTTAAAAGTGTAAGTCAGAGTGAATCGGGAGTTGATTATACTATTCAAGGTATTGCTTTTGGTTTTGCTAAAGATTTTAGCACTCAATTAGATTTGAAATATACTATTGAAGTTCAATAA
- a CDS encoding arsenate reductase family protein, with product MRVYGIKSCPSVKKAKAFFDENNICYEFIDLTKEPVDLPKIENWQRFIPATQMLNPRSKTYKDLGLKDKKTTEKKAVSIISKDNGILKRPIIEHGLNGEEKFTIGFDEEEYKTTFLS from the coding sequence ATGAGAGTTTACGGTATTAAAAGTTGCCCAAGTGTTAAAAAAGCTAAAGCTTTTTTCGATGAGAATAATATCTGCTATGAGTTTATAGACCTGACAAAAGAACCTGTTGATCTACCAAAAATTGAGAACTGGCAAAGATTTATACCTGCTACACAGATGTTAAATCCAAGAAGTAAAACCTATAAAGATTTAGGATTAAAAGATAAAAAAACTACAGAAAAAAAAGCTGTATCGATAATCTCTAAAGATAATGGAATTTTAAAAAGACCTATAATAGAACATGGACTAAATGGTGAAGAGAAGTTTACAATTGGCTTTGATGAAGAGGAGTATAAAACAACTTTTCTATCTTAA
- a CDS encoding TonB-dependent receptor: MKKAIFLSIGLASLLFATEDLGVISVDSSTIDDKFKSTLSDISSTAIVDSNEIEKINPQNIVEVLNSVPGITAMQTEGDIVKLHIRGVDNQVYMGERPGVAVVIDGVPVQETTGKINIDLENIETIKVIKGGASYLYGNDAIAGAIVITTKRPKGENSSKVETEFGSFGYQKYLASTNRSFENSALQIQGSYKTTNGYWDRAFNDNKSFSSKYNYYIDDTSDIIFGLSYNKIDSGDGSGVHGVTAATIDPKSAREITYSSDYDTTLIKTFLTYSKDFEDNSNLMVSTYRYLDDKSYQSGYEDANGDGLDESHDYANDEKWTQNGIKSEYRFSFEKSAFMAGADIQRNKQESSSTPLHAGLTYSAVDTNEDVNAIYGEFKYKITDNLTSTLNARYDNIKYDLKNLTKPASSIKSTYDEGSYRAGLNYKINSNTNLYTSISTGFRAPTADQISSNSADGYTTDIKSESVYNYEIGVKGSLGFVNYDASIYQLNRDDYIGKSAGNYVRRSDEANYYDNVADMVSRGFELALSGDLSKDLGFNLAYTYLDAYFTRYSFKQYVSVGNYNTLDLSNNQVPRTPKHTINLRFDYKVGANLTLSPEIIAKSSYYADETNYYKQGGYALVNLRTSYKVNKNLELFGRVDNLLDRDYYQFVQLTNSSVSYTMEDATIIVGPSRSFYVGLRYKF; this comes from the coding sequence ATGAAAAAAGCCATATTTTTATCAATTGGTCTAGCTTCACTGCTATTTGCAACTGAAGATTTAGGAGTTATTAGTGTTGACTCCTCTACAATTGATGATAAATTTAAATCTACATTAAGTGATATCTCATCAACTGCAATTGTAGATTCAAATGAAATTGAGAAAATCAACCCACAAAATATTGTTGAAGTTTTAAACTCGGTGCCTGGAATTACAGCTATGCAGACTGAAGGAGATATTGTTAAACTTCATATAAGAGGAGTTGATAACCAAGTATATATGGGAGAAAGACCTGGGGTTGCAGTTGTAATTGATGGAGTTCCTGTTCAAGAGACAACTGGAAAAATAAATATAGATTTAGAAAATATTGAAACAATCAAAGTTATTAAAGGTGGAGCTTCATATCTTTATGGAAATGATGCCATTGCAGGAGCCATTGTAATTACTACAAAAAGACCAAAAGGAGAAAACTCTAGCAAGGTAGAAACAGAGTTTGGAAGTTTTGGTTATCAAAAATATCTTGCTTCAACAAATAGAAGTTTTGAAAACTCTGCTCTTCAAATTCAAGGAAGTTATAAAACTACAAATGGTTATTGGGACAGAGCTTTTAATGATAATAAATCTTTTAGCAGTAAATATAACTACTATATAGATGATACAAGTGATATTATTTTTGGTTTAAGTTATAACAAAATAGATAGTGGTGATGGAAGTGGAGTTCATGGAGTTACAGCAGCAACAATTGACCCAAAAAGTGCAAGAGAGATTACTTACTCATCAGATTATGATACAACTCTTATTAAAACTTTTTTAACCTATTCAAAAGATTTTGAAGATAACTCAAACTTAATGGTTAGTACCTATAGATATCTTGATGATAAATCTTATCAATCTGGTTATGAAGATGCTAATGGTGATGGACTAGATGAATCACATGATTATGCAAATGATGAGAAATGGACACAAAATGGTATAAAAAGTGAATACAGATTTAGTTTTGAGAAAAGTGCTTTTATGGCAGGAGCTGATATTCAAAGAAATAAACAAGAATCAAGCAGTACACCTTTACACGCTGGATTAACATACTCAGCAGTAGATACAAATGAAGATGTAAATGCTATTTATGGAGAATTTAAATATAAAATAACAGATAATTTAACCTCAACATTAAATGCCAGATATGATAATATAAAGTATGATTTGAAAAATCTTACTAAACCAGCTAGTAGTATAAAATCAACTTACGATGAAGGTTCATATAGAGCTGGATTAAATTATAAAATCAACTCAAATACAAACTTATATACAAGTATCTCTACAGGATTTAGAGCTCCAACAGCTGATCAAATAAGCAGTAATAGCGCTGATGGTTATACAACTGATATTAAATCTGAATCAGTATACAACTATGAAATAGGAGTAAAGGGTAGTTTAGGATTTGTAAATTATGATGCTTCAATCTATCAGCTAAACAGAGATGACTATATTGGGAAAAGCGCAGGAAACTATGTAAGACGTTCTGATGAAGCAAACTATTATGATAATGTTGCAGATATGGTAAGTAGAGGTTTCGAACTTGCTTTAAGTGGTGATTTATCAAAAGATTTAGGATTTAATTTAGCCTATACTTATTTGGATGCATATTTTACAAGATATAGTTTTAAACAGTATGTTTCAGTTGGAAATTACAATACCCTTGATCTCTCAAATAATCAAGTTCCTAGAACTCCTAAACATACAATTAATCTAAGATTTGATTATAAAGTTGGAGCTAATTTAACTCTGTCACCTGAGATTATTGCTAAAAGTAGTTATTACGCAGATGAAACAAACTACTACAAACAAGGTGGTTATGCTTTAGTAAATTTAAGAACTTCATATAAAGTTAACAAAAATCTTGAACTTTTTGGAAGAGTAGACAACCTTCTTGATAGAGACTATTATCAGTTTGTACAATTGACAAATAGTAGCGTAAGTTACACTATGGAAGATGCAACAATTATTGTCGGACCATCTAGGTCTTTTTATGTTGGGTTAAGATATAAATTTTAG
- a CDS encoding 4Fe-4S binding protein, whose amino-acid sequence MITSKNRDFNDIFAMPILKVVFKNRVFIKVIQLLTLSLFVYAIFLGFKEPTLENSFTRYLFWGLFWSLFMVVSLVTFGRVFCGICPHGFLGKYITKLGLKKEMPKFLQNRYIGIMILVIGWWFVYYSFPSFWKTPFNTALMFTILTLLSVTLFYLYKDMSYCKFICPIGTLTRAFNKISFTSLKTYSEDCKECKTFECAKACSYNLKPFTFEKKNSMEDCSLCMDCSSACEAVSFKVEKPSNSLFSKFKINSAEVWTYILIIACIPITMSFHHGLNRTNLANEFIWSKTAAQFEQLFNLQGLDTVGMFSFLYALIFSILTVFIGMFLASKLLKSSFNTTLYTLGYAFIPIFVIGGLAHLLHSFFTHTYADIANGFIYGFNLDLQKVENLASRDASWLKIFSFFPYLAVVWAYLILAKRLKFFEASTLKKVFAFFFASALISLYLFLNLYRIYVFNTYGVKEQNHRHQTHTKTVEKQPTVLTTSKEINGH is encoded by the coding sequence ATGATTACTTCAAAAAATAGAGATTTTAATGATATTTTTGCAATGCCAATATTAAAAGTAGTTTTCAAAAATAGAGTATTTATTAAAGTGATACAGCTGTTAACTCTTTCTCTTTTTGTATATGCAATTTTTTTAGGATTTAAGGAACCAACGTTAGAAAATAGTTTTACAAGATATCTTTTCTGGGGACTTTTTTGGTCTTTATTTATGGTGGTTTCTCTTGTTACTTTTGGAAGAGTTTTCTGTGGGATTTGTCCCCATGGCTTTTTAGGAAAATATATCACAAAATTAGGGCTAAAAAAAGAGATGCCTAAATTTTTGCAAAATAGATATATTGGTATTATGATTTTAGTTATTGGTTGGTGGTTTGTATACTACTCTTTCCCAAGTTTTTGGAAAACTCCTTTTAACACAGCTTTAATGTTTACAATATTAACTCTTCTTTCAGTTACACTATTTTATTTGTATAAAGATATGTCTTACTGCAAATTTATCTGTCCTATTGGAACGCTAACAAGAGCTTTTAATAAAATCTCTTTTACAAGTTTAAAAACCTATAGTGAAGATTGCAAAGAGTGTAAAACTTTTGAGTGTGCAAAAGCCTGTAGTTACAATTTAAAACCCTTTACTTTTGAGAAAAAAAACTCTATGGAAGATTGCTCTTTATGTATGGATTGTAGTAGTGCATGTGAAGCAGTTAGTTTTAAAGTTGAAAAACCTTCAAACTCCCTATTTAGCAAATTTAAGATAAATAGTGCCGAAGTGTGGACTTATATACTTATTATTGCTTGTATTCCTATTACCATGTCTTTTCATCATGGATTAAATAGAACAAACCTTGCAAATGAGTTTATTTGGAGCAAAACAGCTGCACAGTTTGAGCAACTTTTTAATCTTCAAGGTTTAGATACAGTTGGAATGTTCTCATTTCTTTATGCCCTAATATTCTCTATTTTAACTGTTTTTATAGGTATGTTTCTTGCCTCAAAACTATTAAAAAGTAGTTTCAATACAACTTTATATACTTTAGGATATGCCTTTATTCCAATTTTTGTTATTGGTGGTTTAGCACACTTGCTTCATAGTTTTTTTACTCACACCTATGCAGATATAGCAAATGGATTTATTTATGGATTCAACCTTGATTTACAAAAAGTTGAAAACCTAGCCTCAAGGGATGCATCTTGGTTAAAAATATTTAGTTTTTTCCCTTATTTAGCTGTAGTTTGGGCTTATTTAATATTAGCAAAAAGATTGAAATTTTTTGAAGCCTCAACTTTAAAAAAAGTATTTGCATTCTTTTTTGCTTCTGCACTTATATCTTTATATCTATTTCTTAATCTTTATAGAATCTATGTATTTAATACTTATGGAGTAAAAGAGCAGAATCATAGACATCAAACCCATACAAAAACTGTTGAAAAACAACCAACAGTTTTAACAACATCAAAGGAGATAAATGGACATTGA
- the exbB gene encoding TonB-system energizer ExbB translates to MDIELINKITDYGIIGFLGFLSFLTLMFYIERIWFYKTIKLEEYKNKEELEIDLTNNIGIITTTASNAPYIGLLGTVFGIIVTFYIMGQSGNIDVKNIMTSLALALKATAMGLIVAIPAIVFNNHLVRKSEVLIAKWEVLQKAKSEA, encoded by the coding sequence ATGGACATTGAACTAATAAATAAGATAACCGATTATGGAATAATCGGTTTCTTGGGCTTTCTTAGTTTCTTAACACTAATGTTTTATATTGAAAGAATTTGGTTTTACAAAACTATCAAACTTGAAGAGTATAAAAACAAAGAGGAGTTAGAGATAGATTTGACAAATAATATTGGTATTATTACTACAACTGCATCAAATGCACCATATATTGGTCTGCTTGGGACAGTATTTGGCATTATTGTTACCTTTTATATTATGGGTCAAAGTGGAAATATTGATGTAAAAAACATTATGACTTCTCTGGCTTTAGCCTTAAAAGCAACAGCGATGGGGCTTATTGTGGCTATTCCTGCAATTGTATTTAACAACCATTTAGTTAGAAAAAGTGAAGTTTTGATTGCTAAATGGGAAGTTTTACAAAAGGCAAAGAGTGAAGCCTAA
- the exbD gene encoding TonB system transport protein ExbD has product MKPKKFDSINVIPFIDIMLVLLVIILTTASFVAKGIIPVNLPSAKSATIKKDKKSLVVTIKANDEILFNESSIDEKELENSLLKYDKKTNIEINCDKDVRFELFIKLLDTLKENEFENIAIITKKESKS; this is encoded by the coding sequence GTGAAGCCTAAAAAATTTGATTCAATAAATGTAATTCCATTTATTGATATTATGTTGGTCCTTTTAGTAATCATTCTTACCACTGCCTCATTTGTAGCAAAAGGTATAATTCCTGTAAACTTGCCTAGTGCAAAAAGTGCCACAATAAAAAAAGATAAAAAAAGTCTAGTTGTTACAATAAAAGCAAATGATGAGATACTCTTTAACGAAAGTTCTATAGATGAAAAAGAGCTTGAAAATAGTTTGCTTAAATATGATAAAAAAACCAATATTGAGATAAATTGCGATAAAGATGTTAGATTTGAACTCTTTATTAAACTCTTAGATACTCTAAAAGAGAATGAGTTTGAAAATATTGCAATAATTACAAAAAAGGAATCCAAAAGTTGA
- a CDS encoding TonB family protein, with translation MRYLGSFLISLFLYGSLIFAVVYNNTKPSFSNKTIEEKRVVKISLLSPPIKEEKKQLDTPRIEEKKIIKKEKKIEKRGEKKVLKKSLVKKEETLVKKLPEEKKICETPIKDPLEQKEQKKVEPKSQVASISIASIKNEFLAKVKSKINQNKIYPDSAKRRGIQGDTKVSFEIFQNGSVNNIKLLQGNKIFKKAVFNAIEDSFPIKTPTQKDIFPLIVTLKIEFKLH, from the coding sequence TTGAGATATTTAGGCTCTTTTTTAATCTCGCTATTTCTATATGGCTCATTAATTTTTGCAGTTGTTTATAACAACACTAAACCCTCTTTTTCAAATAAAACTATAGAAGAGAAAAGAGTTGTAAAAATCTCACTTCTTTCTCCACCAATAAAAGAGGAAAAAAAGCAGTTAGATACTCCTAGAATAGAAGAAAAAAAGATTATAAAAAAAGAGAAAAAAATTGAAAAAAGAGGAGAAAAAAAGGTTTTAAAAAAGAGTTTGGTAAAAAAAGAGGAGACTCTTGTAAAAAAACTTCCAGAAGAAAAAAAGATTTGTGAAACTCCTATTAAAGACCCTTTAGAGCAAAAAGAACAAAAAAAAGTAGAACCTAAATCTCAAGTAGCATCAATTAGCATAGCATCAATAAAAAATGAGTTTTTAGCAAAAGTTAAAAGTAAAATTAATCAAAATAAAATCTACCCAGATAGTGCAAAAAGACGTGGAATCCAAGGAGATACAAAAGTAAGCTTTGAAATTTTCCAAAATGGAAGTGTTAATAATATTAAGTTATTGCAAGGGAATAAAATCTTTAAAAAAGCCGTATTTAATGCAATAGAAGATAGTTTTCCAATAAAAACACCCACACAAAAAGATATTTTTCCTCTAATAGTTACCCTAAAAATAGAGTTTAAACTACATTAA